One segment of Pyricularia oryzae 70-15 chromosome 3, whole genome shotgun sequence DNA contains the following:
- a CDS encoding carboxypeptidase A, protein MKFTILSTLSLQLLAATACLLPSERPSHYGNKTPNNKLRLVTRQASGSNSTQPQTQPVGNTDTGMPISPINRFPCGGSSVPRGVGSVDDPSPVEEIMSLSEIKTAVKALEARFDDVHFFEMPYRTYENRTLFGARIGGGRQGANSSSSSFDGSAYRVLIQAAIHPRERGSPDHLVYFVSDLLWAREEGRGLRYGGSAYTAAQVSAALDLGIVAVPVVNPDGMAHDQQAHTCWRKNRNPAAASPSDPRSVGVDLNRNFDLLWDYQRTMAPGTMDGSDDPGMEYYHGAAAFSEAETRNVKWVMDQHPRLAWYMDLHSAAQVVLHGWCHDAVQADDPAQNWKNPAYDGKRGTLYDPEIDYAEYMDRRDWDALSVTAARMASAMQLTKDEEHAWSSDPYVASQGVLGFGPSTGCSIDHAYSRHLEDATKSKILGFGFEFGEFNFDLSREDCPIEECCPFYPTVSIFNHNNKAVAAGLMELLMAADRAL, encoded by the coding sequence atgaAGTTCACAATCCTCAGCACCTTGAGCCTGCAGCTCCTTGCCGCAACAGCATGCCTCCTCCCATCTGAGCGGCCAAGCCACTACGGCAACAAAACCCCCAACAACAAGCTCCGTCTCGTGACCCGACAAGCGTCAGGTAGCAATTCCACGCAGCCTCAAACCCAGCCCGTGGGCAACACCGACACCGGCATGCCCATTTCGCCCATCAACCGCTTCCCCTGCGGCGGCAGCTCCGTCCCGCGCGGTGTCGGCAGTGTCGACGACCCATCTCCGGTCGAGGAGATCATGAGTCTGTCCGAGATCAAAACCGCCGTCAAGGCGCTCGAGGCCCGCTTCGACGACGTTCACTTCTTCGAGATGCCGTACCGCACCTACGAGAACAGGACCCTCTTCGGCGCGcgcatcggcggcgggcggcagggcgcaaacagcagcagcagcagcttcgaCGGCAGCGCCTATCGCGTGCTCATCCAAGCCGCCATCCACCCGCGCGAGCGCGGCAGCCCCGACCACCTCGTCTACTTCGTGTCCGACCTCCTCTGGGCGCGCGAGGAGGGCCGCGGGCTGCGGTACGGCGGCAGCGCATACACGGCGGCGCAGGTCTCTGCCGCTCTGGACCTGGGCATCGTGGCCGTCCCCGTCGTGAACCCAGACGGCATGGCCCACGACCAACAGGCGCACACCTGCTGGCGCAAGAACCGCAACCCTGCCGCCGCCTCGCCTTCCGACCCGCGGTCCGTCGGCGTGGATCTCAACCGCAACTTTGACCTGCTGTGGGACTACCAGCGGACCATGGCGCCTGGCACCATGGACGGGTCCGACGACCCGGGCATGGAGTACTACCACGGCGCGGCCGCCTTCTCCGAGGCCGAGACGCGCAACGTCAAGTGGGTCATGGACCAGCACCCGCGACTGGCCTGGTACATGGACCTGCACTCGGCGGCGCAGGTCGTGCTGCACGGCTGGTGCCACGACGCCGTGCAGGCCGACGACCCGGCCCAGAACTGGAAGAACCCGGCCTACGACGGCAAGCGCGGCACGCTCTATGACCCCGAGATCGACTACGCCGAGTACATGGACCGCCGAGACTGGGACGCCCTGTCGGTGACGGCCGCGCGCATGGCGTCGGCCATGCAGCTGACCAAGGACGAGGAGCACGCCTGGTCGTCGGACCCGTACGTGGCCTCCCAGGGCGTCCTGGGCTTCGGCCCGTCGACGGGCTGCTCCATCGATCACGCCTATAGTAGGCACCTGGAGGATGCGACCAAAAGCAAGATTCTTGGTTTCGGGTTCGAGTTTGGCGAGTTCAACTTTGACTTGTCGCGCGAAGACTGTCCAATTGAAGAGTGCTGTCCGTTTTATCCCACTGTCAGCATCTTCAACCATAACAACAAGGCGGTTGCTGCAGGATTGATGGAGCTTTTGATGGCAGCAGACAGAGCATTGTAG
- a CDS encoding alpha-glucuronidase — MMLYSLVLLGLAAIVRAEDGSAAWLRYAPLDDAAAARFKAPDAIVALNSTQTSPVFTAGQELQKGFNGMLGKNVNLVSSPEDLDPEDKDSRIIVVGTAAQFTDETTLGNLTFSPGDLEEDGFYMSTRGRVVQIVGQNERGALYGAFAYLARIAKHEFCGKDGIDNPHQPIRWVNQWDNLDDTGTHGSVERGYAGPSIFFANGGVVADMTRAAEYARLLASIRINAVVVNNVNSNPQILSPGNIDGLGRIADAFRPYGVQLGLSLNFASPQTYGGLDTFDPLDERVIKWWEDKTDELYARIPDMAGYLIKANSEGQPGPHSYNRTLAEGANLFAKATKHHGGLVMFRAFVYDHLADWTNPKLDRAKAAVDYFEGLDEEWDDNVIVQIKYGPIDFQVREPPSPLFAHLPTTDTVIELQVTQEYLGQQNHLVYMAPLWKEILGFDLHIEGQEKSLVRDVVAGERPGGKKLRLSGSAAVVNVGTDANWLGSHLAMSNLYAYGVLAWDPMADSEAMLRDWIKLTFGHDQLVADTIVKMSMESWPAYEDYSGNLGIQTLADILHTHFGPGPQSQDGNGWGQWTRANATSVGMDRTVATGTGFSGQYPPEVAQRFEKIETTPDNLILWFHHVPWTHVLKSGKTVIQHFYDAHYDGSALVQEFPLQWRALQGHMDDERFEHMLFRLNFQAGHALVWRDSICNFYNNMTSIPDEKGRVGNHPYRIEAENMEMEGYRVYNVDPFHMASARRAVITTSNTTTGANSTDPGTVWATLDFEDGIYDVAVNYYDVMRGQADYVLTIDNKVIGRWRGDNEDRLGNTGTLNLDGHSATRIRFENIDIKKGDVLRIVGTPDGIEGAPLDYVAILPDGIVD; from the coding sequence ATGATGCTCTATTCACTGGTCCTTCTCGGCCTGGCCGCCATTGTGCGGGCCGAAGATGGCAGCGCAGCATGGCTCCGGTATGCGCCCCTCGATGACGCCGCGGCTGCTCGCTTCAAAGCCCCCGATGCGATCGTGGCGCTCAACAGCACGCAGACGAGCCCAGTCTTTACCGCGGGGCAGGAGTTGCAGAAAGGCTTCAATGGCATGCTCGGCAAGAACGTCAATCTTGTTTCCTCGCCGGAAGACCTCGACCCCGAAGACAAAGATTCTcgcatcatcgtcgtcggaaCAGCTGCCCAATTCACCGACGAGACCACCCTCGGAAACCTAACATTCTCCCCCGGCGACCTCGAAGAGGATGGCTTCTACATGTCCACTCGCGGTCGTGTTGTCCAAATCGTTGGTCAGAACGAGCGTGGTGCCCTGTACGGCGCTTTCGCATACTTGGCACGCATTGCCAAGCATGAGTTCTGTGGCAAAGACGGCATCGACAACCCTCACCAACCAATCCGCTGGGTGAATCAGTGGGACAACCTCGACGATACTGGCACCCACGGGTCCGTCGAGCGTGGCTATGCCGGCCCGTCTATATTCTTTGCCAATGGTGGTGTCGTGGCCGACATGACGCGGGCTGCCGAGTACGCTCGGTTGCTCGCTTCCATCCGCATCAACGCCGTGGTGGTCAACAACGTCAACTCCAACCCGCAGATCCTCAGCCCGGGCAACATCGATGGCCTTGGACGGATCGCAGACGCCTTCAGGCCGTATGGTGTCCAGCTCGGTCTGTCGCTCAACTTTGCCTCGCCCCAAACTTACGGAGGTCTTGACACGTTTGACCCGCTCGACGAGCGCGTCATCAAGTGGTGGGAGGATAAGACGGACGAGCTGTACGCGCGTATCCCAGACATGGCGGGCTACCTCATCAAGGCCAACTCGGAAGGCCAGCCCGGACCGCACTCGTACAACCGAACGCTTGCAGAGGGCGCAAACCTCTTTGCGAAAGCGACCAAGCATCACGGTGGTCTCGTCATGTTCCGAGCCTTTGTGTACGATCATCTCGCCGACTGGACAAACCCAAAGCTCGACCGCGCAAAAGCCGCGGTGGATTACTTTGAGGGCCTAGACGAGGAGTGGGACGACAACGTGATTGTCCAGATCAAGTATGGGCCCATCGATTTCCAGGTCCGCGAACCGCCCAGCCCACTGTTTGCACACCTGCCGACTACGGATACTGTGATTGAACTGCAGGTCACGCAGGAGTACCTTGGCCAGCAGAACCACCTCGTGTACATGGCGCCGCTCTGGAAGGAGATTTTGGGCTTTGACTTGCACATCGAGGGTCAGGAGAAGAGTTTGGTCCGTGATGTTGTGGCAGGAGAGCGACCCGGCGGCAAGAAGCTGAGGCTTAGTGGCTCGGCGGCTGTTGTCAATGTGGGCACCGACGCCAACTGGCTCGGCAGCCACCTCGCCATGTCAAATCTGTATGCTTATGGCGTCTTGGCCTGGGATCCGATGGCAGACTCGGAAGCCATGCTCAGGGACTGGATCAAGCTCACCTTTGGACACGACCAGCTCGTCGCTGACACCATTGTCAAGATGTCGATGGAGTCGTGGCCTGCATACGAGGACTACAGCGGAAACCTGGGCATCCAGACGCTTGCGGATATCTTGCACACCCACTTCGGCCCCGGCCCGCAGAGTCAGGACGGCAACGGATGGGGCCAGTGGACTCGCGCAAACGCAACCTCGGTCGGCATGGACCGCACCGTCGCGACGGGAACTGGCTTCTCTGGCCAGTACCCACCAGAGGTCGCCCAGCGCTTCGAGAAGATCGAGACAACGCCCGACAATCTCATCCTCTGGTTCCACCATGTACCTTGGACACACGTGCTCAAGTCGGGCAAGACGGTCATCCAGCACTTTTACGACGCCCACTATGACGGTTCCGCCTTGGTGCAAGAATTCCCCCTCCAGTGGCGCGCGCTCCAGGGCCACATGGACGATGAGCGATTCGAGCACATGCTGTTCAGGCTCAACTTCCAGGCTGGCCACGCTCTCGTCTGGCGGGACAGCATCTGCAACTTTTACAACAACATGACGAGCATTCCCGACGAGAAGGGCAGGGTCGGCAACCACCCGTACCGGATCGAGGCCGAGAACATGGAGATGGAGGGCTACCGCGTCTACAACGTCGACCCATTCCACATGGCCTCGGCTCGTCGCGCTGTCATCACTACCTccaacaccaccaccggCGCCAACAGCACGGATCCTGGCACCGTCTGGGCCACGCTCGATTTCGAGGATGGAATCTACGATGTCGCCGTCAACTACTATGATGTCATGCGTGGCCAGGCAGACTACGTCCTGACCATTGACAACAAGGTGATAGGGCGGTGGAGGGGTGACAACGAGGACCGGCTGGGTAACACTGGAACCTTGAACCTAGACGGGCACTCGGCCACGAGGATCCGCTTTGAGAATATAGACATCAAGAAGGGGGATGTCCTGCGGATTGTGGGCACGCCTGACGGCATCGAGGGCGCTCCTCTTGACTATGTTGCCATTCTTCCGGATGGGATTGTTGACTAG